In Candidatus Methylomirabilota bacterium, the following proteins share a genomic window:
- a CDS encoding DUF1326 domain-containing protein: MATATARKTKWTLKGQGYEFCNCDFGCGCNFGGFPNSKDGSCRAFVGLNIRRGKCGTVDLSGVKCAGVYDWPKAIHQGNGKVAFVVDTATTEKQVEALGQIFTGALGGMPWEVLGPTAAVAGLVKAKITIEGRGPKSTFRAEGIGEGRGEAFKNPVTGEDHFAQVHLPTGFIWKKGECGQGTFRAAAAGVSVAAEKTNWILYEFDWAN; this comes from the coding sequence ATGGCGACAGCTACCGCGAGGAAGACGAAATGGACGCTCAAGGGCCAGGGATACGAGTTCTGCAACTGTGACTTCGGCTGTGGCTGCAACTTCGGCGGGTTCCCCAATTCCAAGGACGGCAGCTGCCGTGCCTTTGTCGGCCTCAACATCAGGCGTGGCAAGTGTGGCACCGTCGATCTTTCCGGCGTGAAGTGCGCCGGCGTTTATGACTGGCCGAAGGCGATCCACCAGGGCAACGGCAAGGTCGCCTTCGTCGTGGACACGGCGACCACCGAGAAGCAGGTCGAGGCCCTTGGGCAGATCTTCACAGGTGCGCTCGGCGGAATGCCGTGGGAGGTCCTGGGGCCGACGGCCGCGGTCGCGGGTCTGGTGAAGGCCAAAATCACCATCGAGGGTCGCGGGCCGAAGAGCACGTTCCGCGCCGAGGGCATCGGGGAGGGGCGCGGCGAGGCCTTCAAGAACCCCGTGACGGGCGAGGACCACTTCGCGCAAGTGCACCTACCGACGGGCTTCATCTGGAAGAAGGGCGAGTGCGGGCAGGGGACGTTCCGCGCGGCCGCGGCCGGTGTGTCGGTTGCCGCCGAGAAGACCAACTGGATCCTCTACGAGTTCGACTGGGCCAACTGA
- a CDS encoding selenium-binding protein SBP56-related protein → MRALGFVLAGIVGLGWFGSAAADETCQSPFLPKVTGQEDYIYVWTLGIKGVGDGNDSIVTVDANPKSPGYGKIIHRSPVPGRHEAHHAGFTDDRRFLWAGGLDTSQIFVFDVGTDPAKPKIVKTISTFVKDTGGLVGPHTFYALPGRMLISALSNAQDGSGRTGLAEYSNDGKFIRAIWMPKEAPYGYDVRVNVNLNRMLTSSFAGKKNYMRPFGELIKDGEAMKNFGDSVIVWDFHARKPLQVLRVPGAPLELRWALLPNHNYAFTSTALTGQLVLIYQQEDGTWATKNIAEIGANIPVDISIAPDDSKIYVNSFGDGTLRVYDVTNPFEGKLIEQVKLGEMANMVSSSWDGKRLYATNSLLSQWDKPGDYWLKAYAWEGGKLVPKFTTDFNAVGRAHIMNLNSKGFGSRAARPAPGDRRLSTYAAPR, encoded by the coding sequence ATGCGAGCCTTGGGATTCGTTCTCGCCGGTATCGTTGGCCTCGGGTGGTTTGGATCGGCCGCGGCGGACGAGACCTGCCAGTCGCCCTTCCTCCCCAAGGTCACCGGACAGGAAGACTACATCTATGTCTGGACGCTCGGGATCAAGGGGGTCGGCGACGGCAACGACAGCATCGTCACCGTGGACGCGAACCCCAAATCGCCCGGCTACGGCAAGATCATCCACCGCTCGCCGGTGCCGGGCCGGCACGAGGCCCATCACGCGGGCTTCACCGACGACCGCCGCTTCCTCTGGGCGGGCGGCCTCGACACCAGCCAGATCTTCGTCTTCGACGTCGGCACCGACCCTGCCAAGCCCAAGATCGTGAAGACGATCTCGACGTTCGTGAAGGACACGGGCGGCTTGGTCGGGCCGCACACCTTCTACGCCCTGCCGGGCCGCATGCTCATCTCTGCCCTGTCCAACGCCCAGGACGGCTCCGGGCGCACCGGCCTCGCCGAGTACAGCAACGACGGCAAGTTCATCCGCGCCATCTGGATGCCGAAGGAGGCGCCGTACGGCTACGACGTGCGGGTCAACGTCAACCTGAACCGCATGCTCACCTCTTCGTTCGCCGGGAAGAAGAACTACATGCGGCCGTTCGGCGAGCTGATCAAGGACGGCGAGGCAATGAAGAACTTCGGGGATTCTGTCATCGTCTGGGATTTTCACGCGCGCAAGCCGCTCCAGGTCCTCCGCGTCCCGGGCGCTCCGCTGGAGCTGCGCTGGGCGCTCCTGCCGAACCACAACTACGCGTTCACCTCGACGGCGCTGACGGGACAGCTCGTGCTGATCTACCAGCAGGAGGACGGCACGTGGGCGACTAAGAACATCGCCGAGATCGGCGCCAATATCCCGGTGGACATCAGCATCGCCCCCGACGACAGCAAGATCTACGTCAACTCCTTCGGCGACGGCACGCTCCGGGTGTACGACGTGACGAACCCGTTCGAGGGCAAGCTGATCGAGCAGGTGAAGTTGGGCGAGATGGCCAACATGGTCTCCTCGTCGTGGGACGGCAAGCGGCTGTATGCCACCAACTCGCTCCTCTCCCAGTGGGACAAGCCCGGGGATTACTGGCTCAAGGCCTACGCCTGGGAAGGCGGGAAGCTGGTGCCGAAGTTCACCACCGACTTCAACGCCGTCGGGCGGGCCCACATCATGAACCTCAACAGCAAGGGGTTTGGCTCGCGGGCGGCGCGCCCCGCGCCCGGTGACCGGCGCCTGAGCACCTATGCTGCGCCGCGCTGA
- a CDS encoding DUF2182 domain-containing protein, translating into MPALDTMLRRDRALVGATLVVTALVAWLYLFRLSVSMPDTDMADMPGMAMLRDHAWSLVDVVLLFVMWAVMMIAMMVPAAAPMVLTFAMVQRTRREQDRAAIPTVVFLLGYAAVWTAYATAAALAQWRLHEAGLLSAAMASTSARLGGALLLVAGIFQWTPLKQACLAKCRSPLSFVMTEWRDGRAGAFVMGMRHGAYCVACCWALMALLFVAGVMNLLWVAGLAAFVLAERVLPGGPAVSRIAGTLLLVAGVVILVRA; encoded by the coding sequence GTGCCAGCCCTCGACACGATGCTCCGGCGCGACCGCGCGCTCGTGGGCGCCACTCTCGTGGTGACCGCCCTCGTGGCCTGGCTCTACCTCTTCCGTCTTTCGGTGTCGATGCCGGACACGGACATGGCCGACATGCCGGGGATGGCGATGCTGCGGGACCACGCTTGGAGTCTTGTCGACGTGGTCCTGCTCTTCGTCATGTGGGCGGTCATGATGATCGCCATGATGGTACCGGCGGCCGCGCCGATGGTCCTGACGTTCGCCATGGTGCAGCGAACGCGCCGAGAACAGGACCGAGCGGCCATCCCGACCGTCGTGTTTCTCCTCGGCTACGCGGCGGTGTGGACGGCCTACGCCACGGCGGCGGCGCTCGCGCAATGGCGACTGCACGAGGCTGGCCTCCTCTCCGCTGCCATGGCGAGCACGAGCGCGCGGCTGGGCGGCGCGTTGCTCCTCGTCGCGGGCATATTCCAATGGACGCCGCTCAAGCAGGCGTGCCTCGCCAAGTGCCGCTCGCCGCTTTCCTTCGTGATGACTGAGTGGCGCGACGGGCGCGCCGGCGCCTTCGTGATGGGGATGCGACACGGCGCGTACTGCGTGGCGTGCTGCTGGGCGCTGATGGCGTTGCTCTTCGTCGCCGGCGTGATGAACTTGCTATGGGTCGCCGGTCTCGCGGCCTTCGTCCTTGCCGAACGCGTCCTGCCGGGCGGGCCGGCCGTCAGTCGCATCGCCGGCACGCTGTTGCTCGTGGCCGGTGTGGTCATCCTGGTTCGAGCTTAG
- a CDS encoding aldehyde ferredoxin oxidoreductase family protein, protein MDRYGYWNKILHVNLGERRTWIEEPGDSFFRRYAGGRGLIGHYLLKYVPRGADPLGPDNILVIAPGVITGAPVPGAGRHSVGAKSPLTGGFGESESGGYWGAELKRAGWDAIVFHGVSPTPVYLWISDGAVEIRDAAHLWGRITGEVEEAIHAELGDPRIRVAQIGPAGENLVRFACIANDLNEVAGRTGMGAVMGSKRLKAIAVRGKIPVKIADQPALLGVAKWVSGTMDEKHRAFHEFGTGAAMQGKSLEGGMPVLNYRMGAAETVGQVDAIAVRDQVRVRMGACYACSVRCKKVIHIEKKEETAREVSETLYKGRAKVGVDPLGRYRVDPRYGGPEYESLAALGVNLGLDDLIAICKSNEMCNYLAMDTVSLGSTLAWAMECFEKGILTLDDTGGVPLRFHDADGVVKLVEMIAYRQGVGDLLAEGSQRAAQRLGRGSEAFLTTVKGMEMAMHDPRHMPVMRASYLLAPTGGDHMRQMGNRNGLRNQIGLCHFLAYEDDQSLTILKAVTGWDITPEEMVTMAHRGLTLARLFNLREGFGRADDRLPVRFTDPLPKHAGFSSEQQDKIVTDYYVEQGWDAVTGVPTAETIRALELDEDAARAVTR, encoded by the coding sequence ATGGACCGATACGGTTACTGGAACAAGATCCTGCATGTGAACCTGGGCGAGCGGCGCACCTGGATCGAGGAGCCCGGCGACAGCTTCTTCCGGCGCTACGCCGGCGGGCGCGGGCTGATCGGCCACTATCTCCTTAAATATGTCCCCAGGGGCGCCGACCCGCTGGGGCCCGACAATATCCTGGTCATCGCCCCGGGCGTCATCACGGGCGCGCCCGTGCCCGGGGCGGGACGCCACAGCGTCGGCGCTAAGTCGCCGCTCACGGGCGGGTTCGGCGAATCCGAGTCCGGCGGCTACTGGGGCGCTGAACTCAAGCGCGCGGGATGGGACGCGATCGTCTTCCACGGCGTCTCGCCCACGCCCGTCTATCTCTGGATCAGCGACGGCGCGGTCGAGATCCGCGACGCCGCGCACCTCTGGGGACGCATCACCGGCGAGGTGGAGGAGGCTATCCATGCCGAGCTCGGCGATCCGCGCATCCGGGTCGCGCAGATCGGGCCGGCCGGCGAGAACCTCGTGCGCTTCGCCTGCATCGCCAACGACCTCAACGAAGTGGCGGGGCGCACCGGAATGGGCGCCGTCATGGGCTCGAAGCGGCTCAAGGCCATCGCCGTCCGCGGCAAGATCCCCGTGAAGATCGCCGACCAGCCGGCGCTGCTCGGAGTCGCCAAGTGGGTCTCGGGCACCATGGACGAGAAGCACCGGGCCTTCCACGAGTTCGGCACGGGCGCCGCCATGCAGGGCAAGAGCCTCGAGGGCGGCATGCCCGTCCTCAACTACCGCATGGGCGCCGCCGAGACGGTGGGCCAGGTGGACGCGATCGCGGTGCGCGACCAGGTGCGCGTGCGGATGGGCGCCTGCTACGCATGCTCGGTGCGCTGCAAGAAGGTCATCCACATCGAGAAGAAGGAAGAGACCGCGCGCGAGGTCTCGGAGACCCTCTACAAGGGGCGCGCAAAGGTGGGCGTGGACCCGCTCGGCCGGTACCGCGTCGACCCGCGCTACGGCGGGCCCGAGTACGAATCGCTCGCGGCCCTGGGGGTCAACCTCGGGCTCGACGACCTGATCGCCATCTGCAAGTCCAACGAGATGTGCAACTACTTAGCAATGGACACGGTCTCGCTCGGTTCCACGCTCGCGTGGGCCATGGAGTGCTTCGAGAAGGGCATCCTGACGCTCGACGACACGGGCGGCGTGCCGCTGCGCTTCCACGACGCCGATGGTGTAGTCAAGCTGGTCGAGATGATCGCCTATCGCCAGGGCGTCGGCGATCTCCTGGCCGAGGGGTCGCAGCGCGCCGCCCAGCGGCTCGGCCGCGGCTCCGAGGCCTTCCTCACCACGGTGAAGGGAATGGAGATGGCGATGCACGACCCGCGTCACATGCCCGTGATGCGCGCCTCTTACTTGCTCGCCCCCACGGGCGGGGACCACATGCGCCAGATGGGCAACCGCAACGGCCTGCGCAACCAGATCGGGCTCTGCCACTTCCTCGCCTACGAGGACGACCAGTCGCTGACGATTCTGAAGGCCGTCACGGGCTGGGACATCACCCCCGAGGAAATGGTGACGATGGCCCACCGGGGGCTCACTCTTGCCCGGCTCTTCAACCTGCGTGAGGGCTTCGGGCGCGCCGACGACCGGCTGCCGGTGCGGTTCACGGATCCCCTGCCCAAGCACGCCGGATTCAGCTCTGAGCAGCAGGACAAGATCGTCACCGACTACTACGTCGAGCAGGGTTGGGATGCGGTCACGGGCGTGCCCACGGCGGAGACCATCCGTGCGCTCGAGCTCGACGAGGACGCCGCCCGCGCGGTCACACGCTAG
- a CDS encoding MoaD/ThiS family protein produces the protein MSARAITVTVTFFADLRRFIPRGEDGPQRYTIHEGAAVADLLAAIGIEQGAEVTIAVDGELAGRDTPLRDGVEVMLLNPMEGG, from the coding sequence GTGAGCGCGCGCGCCATCACTGTTACCGTGACATTCTTCGCCGATCTCCGCCGGTTCATTCCGCGCGGCGAGGACGGGCCGCAGCGCTATACCATTCACGAGGGCGCGGCGGTCGCGGACCTTCTGGCCGCCATCGGCATCGAGCAAGGCGCCGAGGTAACCATCGCCGTCGACGGTGAGCTAGCCGGGCGGGACACGCCGCTGCGTGACGGAGTCGAAGTGATGCTCTTGAATCCGATGGAGGGAGGGTAA
- a CDS encoding adenylate/guanylate cyclase domain-containing protein translates to MLCPACQLDNPPQNRFCDQCGAPLELRCPACGGALRPAARFCGSCGHRLTGVPEAEAPATKPAAAVSPSAAGDYQSRLLSYTPKHLAEKILQSRSALEGERRQVTVLFADVAGFTALAEKLDPEEVHAMMDRCFELITAEVHRFEGTVNQYTGDGVMALFGAPIAHEDSPRRAVHAALGIQRALRVYSTELQAQRGLTLQMRIGLNTGPVVVGRIGDDLRMDYTAVGDTTNLAARMQQSARPGSVLASEGTHKLVAGFFETLDLGQIPVKGHASVRAFEVIRARGRRARLDVEAERGLTPLVGRDRELAVLVELFQKVKAGHGQVVFIAGEAGIGKSRLLLECRRQLAEAGEAATWLEGRCISFGQSIPFLSAIDQLRENFGIEEHDGEPEIIAKIEHGMRRMGDLETHIPYIRYLLAVDPGDPSILAMDASARRKRIFDASRALALRGARLRPLVLVTEDLHWIDSSTEEYLGSLMDSVTGVPLMLVLTYRIGYTPPFGTRSFQTTLTLNSLTEAQAIAMAARVLGTDQFPEELKAALIAKAEGVPLFVEEVTKTLLDLGVLRLVEGEYRMGKGVAEVSVPETIHGIIMARLDRLGEQGKRTVQLASVIGRQFLRRLLERIAGFTGELEGLLAELKALEIIYEQGLLAEPAYVFKHAVIQDVAYNSLLVQRRKELHRAVGFAIEELYPDRLAEHYEELAHHFAKAEEWEKAMEYSVLSGERAGHAFANTEAKRHYASALEAAAKITPPPAPEARARLHVKQGAVLTVLVEYEEAAAEYLRALELARQAGDRHFEIEVLIGLSDVYNWAHHGEAAIRYNEQGIALARELDNQALLAVSLANRVLIRSAGYGQILETTPDAEEALRLSKEIGDPKLLALSLVFLGGSLQWRGAYDRALTYLREGTELAQREHAGFLFGVGAFHRGHANFSKGDYEEALHWYRQLSDYASAAGDKFWIARAPNVIGAVHLELFDLDEAIQLNLEGDEVAQKTFPWPEPRAHSLLKVGLAHLYRGEHGLAQEFYDRAWALLEEDVWFRWRWHIPLLRARGELALSEGRHDEAWTYAAESLEEATRTDSQKHVVRAQMLQGEILAASGRLAEGAELLGTSVQLAERLGTPREVWIGKAALGGVLTRLGRDKEAEAHLAEAARTIEAIAGKLRTPSLHRSFLSAEPVLEIYRTLGRRPPEPLA, encoded by the coding sequence GTGCTCTGCCCCGCCTGCCAGCTCGACAATCCGCCCCAGAATCGATTCTGCGACCAGTGTGGCGCTCCGCTCGAGCTACGCTGCCCGGCCTGCGGCGGGGCGCTCCGGCCCGCGGCGCGCTTCTGCGGTTCGTGTGGCCACCGCCTCACGGGCGTGCCGGAGGCTGAGGCGCCGGCGACCAAGCCGGCGGCCGCCGTCAGCCCGTCAGCGGCCGGCGACTACCAGAGCCGTCTCCTCTCGTACACGCCCAAGCATCTCGCTGAAAAGATTCTCCAGTCGCGCTCCGCGCTCGAAGGCGAACGCCGCCAAGTGACCGTCCTTTTCGCCGACGTGGCTGGGTTCACGGCCCTGGCCGAGAAGCTCGACCCCGAGGAAGTCCACGCGATGATGGACCGGTGCTTCGAGCTGATCACCGCCGAGGTGCACCGGTTCGAGGGCACCGTCAACCAGTACACGGGGGACGGCGTGATGGCGCTGTTCGGCGCGCCCATCGCCCATGAAGACAGTCCCCGCCGGGCCGTCCACGCGGCGCTCGGCATCCAGCGCGCCTTGCGGGTCTACAGCACCGAGCTGCAGGCCCAGCGCGGCCTCACGCTCCAGATGCGCATCGGGCTCAATACCGGCCCCGTGGTGGTGGGCCGCATCGGTGACGACCTGCGGATGGATTACACCGCCGTCGGGGACACGACCAACCTGGCCGCGCGCATGCAGCAGAGCGCCCGGCCCGGCAGCGTGCTGGCGAGCGAGGGCACCCACAAGCTGGTCGCGGGGTTCTTCGAGACTCTCGACCTGGGCCAGATTCCCGTGAAGGGACACGCATCCGTGCGGGCCTTCGAGGTCATCCGGGCCCGCGGGCGCCGGGCGCGGCTGGACGTGGAAGCCGAGCGGGGCCTGACGCCGCTGGTCGGGCGGGACCGGGAGTTGGCAGTCTTGGTCGAGCTCTTCCAGAAGGTCAAGGCCGGCCACGGCCAGGTGGTTTTCATCGCCGGTGAAGCGGGGATCGGCAAGTCGCGCCTGCTCCTCGAGTGCCGGCGCCAGCTGGCCGAGGCCGGGGAGGCGGCGACCTGGCTCGAGGGACGCTGCATCTCGTTTGGCCAGTCCATCCCCTTTCTGTCGGCCATCGACCAGTTGCGCGAAAATTTCGGCATCGAGGAGCACGACGGCGAGCCCGAGATCATCGCCAAGATCGAGCACGGGATGCGGCGGATGGGCGACCTGGAAACCCACATCCCGTACATCCGCTACCTCCTCGCGGTCGATCCGGGCGACCCGTCCATCCTGGCCATGGACGCCTCCGCGCGCCGCAAGAGGATTTTCGACGCCAGCCGGGCCCTGGCCTTGCGCGGCGCACGGCTTCGTCCGCTCGTCCTCGTCACCGAGGACCTGCACTGGATCGACAGCAGCACCGAGGAGTACCTCGGCTCCCTGATGGATTCGGTCACCGGCGTCCCGCTGATGCTCGTCCTCACCTACCGCATCGGCTACACGCCGCCCTTCGGCACCCGGAGCTTCCAGACCACGCTGACGCTGAACAGCCTCACCGAGGCCCAGGCCATCGCCATGGCCGCCCGCGTCCTCGGCACCGACCAGTTTCCCGAAGAGCTGAAGGCGGCGCTCATCGCAAAGGCGGAAGGCGTGCCGCTCTTCGTGGAGGAGGTCACCAAGACCCTCCTCGACCTGGGCGTACTCCGTCTGGTGGAGGGCGAATACCGGATGGGCAAGGGCGTCGCGGAGGTCAGCGTCCCCGAGACCATCCACGGCATCATCATGGCTCGGCTGGACCGCCTGGGCGAGCAGGGCAAGCGCACGGTCCAGCTCGCCTCGGTCATCGGCCGGCAGTTCCTGCGCCGGCTCCTGGAGCGCATCGCGGGGTTTACAGGCGAGCTGGAGGGCCTGCTGGCCGAGCTCAAGGCGCTCGAAATCATCTACGAACAGGGGCTGCTGGCCGAGCCGGCCTACGTCTTCAAGCACGCCGTCATCCAGGACGTGGCCTACAACAGCCTGCTGGTCCAGCGCCGGAAGGAGCTGCACCGGGCGGTGGGCTTCGCCATCGAAGAGCTGTACCCCGACCGCCTGGCCGAGCACTACGAGGAGCTGGCCCACCACTTCGCCAAGGCCGAGGAGTGGGAGAAGGCGATGGAATACAGCGTGCTCTCGGGCGAGCGGGCCGGGCACGCCTTCGCCAACACCGAGGCCAAGCGCCATTACGCCAGCGCGCTCGAAGCGGCCGCAAAGATCACCCCGCCGCCCGCCCCTGAGGCTCGCGCCCGGCTCCACGTCAAGCAGGGCGCCGTCCTCACCGTCCTCGTCGAGTACGAGGAAGCCGCGGCCGAGTACCTGCGCGCCCTCGAACTCGCCCGCCAGGCCGGCGACCGCCACTTCGAGATTGAGGTCCTGATCGGCCTGAGCGACGTGTACAACTGGGCCCACCATGGAGAGGCGGCCATCCGCTACAACGAGCAGGGCATCGCCCTCGCGCGCGAGCTGGACAACCAGGCCCTTCTGGCCGTCTCCCTCGCCAACCGTGTGTTGATCCGCTCGGCCGGCTACGGTCAGATCCTCGAGACCACGCCGGACGCCGAGGAGGCGCTTCGCCTCTCGAAGGAGATCGGCGATCCCAAGTTGCTGGCTCTCTCCCTCGTGTTCCTGGGCGGATCGCTACAGTGGCGCGGGGCCTACGACCGCGCCCTCACGTATCTGCGCGAGGGCACCGAGCTGGCGCAGCGCGAGCACGCGGGCTTCCTCTTCGGGGTCGGCGCCTTCCACCGTGGTCATGCCAACTTCTCGAAGGGCGACTACGAGGAAGCCCTGCATTGGTACCGGCAGCTGAGCGACTACGCCTCCGCAGCTGGGGACAAGTTCTGGATCGCCCGGGCCCCGAACGTCATCGGCGCGGTCCATCTCGAGCTGTTCGACCTGGACGAAGCGATCCAGCTCAACCTGGAAGGCGACGAGGTGGCACAGAAAACCTTCCCCTGGCCCGAGCCCCGCGCTCACTCACTCCTCAAGGTCGGTCTGGCCCACCTCTATCGCGGCGAGCACGGCCTCGCTCAGGAGTTCTACGACCGCGCCTGGGCCCTTCTCGAGGAGGACGTCTGGTTCCGCTGGCGCTGGCACATTCCGCTGCTCCGCGCGCGCGGCGAGCTGGCGCTCTCAGAAGGGCGCCATGACGAGGCCTGGACTTACGCGGCCGAGTCCCTTGAGGAGGCGACGCGGACGGATTCCCAGAAGCACGTGGTCCGGGCCCAGATGCTGCAGGGAGAGATCCTGGCGGCGAGCGGCCGGCTGGCCGAAGGGGCCGAGCTCCTGGGCACCTCGGTCCAGCTGGCTGAGCGCTTGGGGACCCCGCGCGAGGTGTGGATCGGCAAGGCAGCCCTCGGCGGAGTTCTGACGCGCCTCGGACGGGACAAGGAAGCCGAGGCCCACCTCGCGGAGGCGGCGCGCACCATCGAAGCGATCGCGGGCAAGCTCCGCACCCCGAGTCTTCACCGGAGCTTTCTTTCGGCCGAGCCCGTGCTCGAGATCTACCGGACCTTGGGCCGCCGCCCGCCCGAGCCTCTGGCCTGA
- a CDS encoding MaoC family dehydratase N-terminal domain-containing protein produces MTTVELSPEGLKQHIGRRAVSTDVVTPGPANLLRLSFGRPEPELRHGDPLPPGWLCLYFLPQFRPNGLRPDGSPLDAGVVPPMPLPRRMFAGERLRWHRPIHIGDELRRETELADLTMKPGATGALVFASVLNRVYGRDGLALEEERRTVFREKVRAGERNQAPRREDAPADVPWRRRITPDPVLLFRFSALTFNSHRIHYDRPWAMEVEGYPGLVVHGPLTSTLLIDFARDHNPGRAVQSYTTQARAPLFDNAPFELRGRPGADGRGAQLWAVTPEGTVAMSAQVEFA; encoded by the coding sequence ATGACCACGGTAGAGCTGAGCCCCGAGGGCCTCAAGCAGCACATCGGGCGGCGCGCCGTCTCGACCGACGTGGTCACGCCCGGACCCGCGAACCTGCTGCGCCTGAGCTTCGGGCGCCCCGAACCCGAGCTCCGCCATGGTGACCCGCTGCCGCCCGGCTGGCTCTGCCTCTACTTCCTGCCGCAGTTCCGGCCCAACGGCCTGCGGCCCGATGGCAGCCCGCTCGACGCAGGCGTGGTCCCGCCCATGCCGCTGCCGCGGCGCATGTTTGCCGGTGAGCGACTGCGCTGGCATCGCCCGATCCATATCGGCGACGAGCTGCGGCGCGAGACCGAGCTGGCCGACCTCACGATGAAGCCGGGCGCCACCGGCGCGCTCGTATTCGCCTCCGTGCTCAACCGCGTCTATGGCCGCGACGGGCTCGCTCTCGAGGAGGAGCGGCGCACCGTCTTCCGCGAGAAGGTCCGGGCCGGCGAGCGGAACCAGGCTCCCCGGCGCGAGGACGCTCCCGCCGACGTCCCGTGGCGGCGGCGCATCACCCCGGATCCGGTCCTCCTCTTCCGCTTCTCGGCCCTCACCTTCAACAGCCATCGGATCCACTACGATCGTCCCTGGGCCATGGAGGTCGAGGGATACCCGGGGCTGGTCGTGCATGGACCGCTCACCTCCACGCTGCTCATCGACTTCGCGCGTGATCACAACCCCGGGCGCGCGGTCCAGAGCTACACGACGCAGGCGCGCGCCCCCCTCTTCGACAACGCGCCGTTCGAGCTGCGGGGCCGGCCCGGCGCGGACGGTCGCGGCGCCCAGCTCTGGGCCGTGACCCCGGAGGGTACCGTCGCCATGAGCGCGCAGGTGGAGTTCGCGTAG
- a CDS encoding LLM class F420-dependent oxidoreductase, translating to MPIDIALTGLAMPLAEFPGLAREAEARGYRTAWVGEASGLEAIALSTLIATHTRTLKIANGVIPVQTRTPVVYGQAASTLAHLAPGRFALGLGLSSEIIVGQWHGLPFAPSVQQMREAVQIIRMVAGGERVNFEGRFYRLKNFRLSVPAPSPAPRIYLAALGPRMCELAGEVADGVLLNWIPPSAVPASLRHVEAGAKRAGRSLADVDVAVYVRTCVTEEREDARAALARDVTGYAIVGAYGRFFAECGFAEEVEAVNAAWKSGDRAGAVKGITSRVLDGLGAVGPADFCHEQMGVFAATGVTPVVLPFAPPGPAARASLLRTFRTFP from the coding sequence ATGCCCATTGACATCGCCCTGACTGGTCTCGCGATGCCCCTCGCCGAGTTTCCCGGGCTTGCCCGCGAAGCCGAGGCGCGAGGTTATCGTACCGCGTGGGTGGGCGAGGCCTCCGGCCTGGAGGCGATCGCGCTCTCCACCCTGATCGCCACCCACACGCGGACTCTCAAGATCGCCAACGGCGTGATACCCGTCCAGACCCGCACGCCCGTCGTGTACGGCCAGGCGGCGTCGACACTCGCGCATCTCGCTCCCGGCCGGTTCGCGCTCGGGCTCGGCCTGTCGAGTGAGATCATCGTGGGCCAGTGGCACGGGCTGCCCTTCGCCCCGTCGGTCCAGCAGATGCGGGAAGCCGTCCAGATCATCCGGATGGTTGCAGGAGGCGAGCGCGTGAACTTCGAGGGCCGGTTCTACCGGCTCAAGAACTTCCGGCTCTCGGTCCCCGCCCCGTCGCCCGCGCCGCGCATCTATCTGGCGGCGCTCGGGCCCAGGATGTGCGAGCTGGCGGGTGAGGTCGCCGACGGCGTCCTCCTCAACTGGATTCCGCCTTCCGCCGTGCCGGCGTCGCTGCGCCACGTCGAAGCCGGGGCTAAGCGGGCCGGACGGAGCCTGGCGGATGTCGACGTCGCCGTGTACGTGCGGACCTGCGTGACAGAAGAGCGCGAAGACGCGCGCGCGGCGCTGGCTCGGGACGTCACGGGCTATGCCATCGTCGGCGCCTACGGGCGCTTCTTCGCGGAGTGCGGTTTCGCGGAGGAGGTGGAGGCGGTGAACGCCGCGTGGAAGTCCGGCGATCGCGCGGGGGCGGTCAAGGGGATAACCTCGCGCGTGCTCGACGGGCTCGGAGCGGTGGGCCCGGCCGACTTCTGCCACGAGCAGATGGGCGTCTTCGCGGCTACCGGTGTGACGCCGGTGGTTCTGCCCTTCGCGCCGCCCGGACCGGCGGCACGCGCGTCCCTCCTGCGGACCTTCCGGACTTTTCCCTAG